DNA sequence from the Rattus rattus isolate New Zealand chromosome 2, Rrattus_CSIRO_v1, whole genome shotgun sequence genome:
TTCTGAGACATTTCCAAATCTCTGGTGTCCGGCTCCACTTCTCTAGAGTTAGACTTAACATTCTGAGTGCACAGCACGGGGGTGCTGGAGGGAGTGCCAGGGACACTACACATCTTGAAGAGGTCCTCCTTAGTGGGCACCTTGAGCGGAGGGTTGTTCTCTTTTTCCAAGATAAAAGAGACCTGTATCAGGACAGGACAGAAGTCTAATCAGCTAGGGAATTCAGGATGGAATGACTGCCTACAAGACACACAGGGTTTCTACTGCTTCTTTGTACTTCATGGGGTAGGGATGGGGCTCAGGGCCTTGTCCAACGTCAGCAAACACCATGCTGTGACGCTCCACCCCAGTCCATGATAGACTTTAAGCAACAAATGCAGCCACAGAACACATGCCCACaatgtgaagccctgggttccatgcccACTGTTAGGAAGAACCATATTGTTCCTAAGGAGTGGCACTTGTGACAAGTTATTTCCTGTTGCTACCACCAGGTGTACCTAGTAAATAGCTACACTTGTTAGCATATCTAAGCTGGCTCGATGGCATCCTAACTACTGCATCCAGGCTTACCAGCTACATAACTGCtaaagatttttcaaaaatgttcatTTGACCAACTATCCATTGGTGACCTGTCCTATACCAGGGACTGTTCTGGGAACTGTGAATacatcaaggaaaacaaaaagccacTGGCACTTCAGTGCTTCCACTGTAGCCATAAGAGCAAAATGAGGGAAACTGGGGGTTAAAACGCAGAGCaggctgggtggtggtagtggtggtggcgcatgcctttatcccagcacttgggaggcagaggcaggcagatttctgagttgaaggccagccagggctgcaggacAAACCTTGGGGGcaggctgggattgcaggctcaCTGAGAAGGGGACACAGGCTATGGTTTGACAGAGTGCAGCAGAGTTGTATGGACATCTGGAGTAACCGTGTTCTAGGTAGCGAGTAGGAAGAGGAGACACAAAAGCCTTGAGGACCAGGTGTTTCAGTCAGGTTCAAGGAACAAAAGGGGCCAGTATGGCTGAGGTCAGAAAATAATGATCCAGAAACTGAAGAGGAAGGTACAACAGAAGTGGTATTACAGCACACTGCAATGCCGTAACCTCTGTGTATGTGGACATCTTAAGGGCTCTGGCTAAAGGCCAGTGGGGTCATGGCAAAGCTGTCAACAGCAAAAGCTCAACCTGATACATGTACTTGAGGCTAATGCATTGGTTACTCATACCTCCACTCTCAGTTCAAATAGTTCCTCCTCAGGGAGGCTGTTCACGCCTGAGATGCAGCCTAGGCTTTCATCTGCTAACTATGCCATCACAACACTCTTACTTCTACGATCACAACACGGCTATCTGAAGTCGGCCTGTGACTCAGTTAATTCACTCATGCCATCCAGACAGGGAAACTTCTGGAATATCGGGGACCACCAGCTGTCTAGTTTTAACTGTCAGTGCCCAGCATGTACAGCAGAATCCTGCACACTGGAGGCTCACTGACTTGATGAACGTGAAACTTGGCCAACACCTAGTAAAATAGTAAAAGGacaaactcggggttggggatttagctcagtggttagagcgcttgcctaggaagcgcaaggccctgggttggtccccagctccaaaaaaaaaaaaaaaaaaaaaaaaaaaaaaaaggacaaactcAAGGACACCTGTGCTCTAATACAAGGAAGTCATCAAGAGAGGAACGACCGCTGACCACTACTTCTGTCATCTGCAGCAAAGTCAGcggatttttatttttgagacaaggtctctctggaGAGCAGGCTGGCACTGAGCGCAGAAGTTCCCGCTCTAAAGGTTATGTTTAGAAAAATCTTCCTATGAAACTTCAGCTTATTATGTCATTACTTTGGTTAAAAGTTGGTTGGGTCAAAAGCTGGTCGGGatgccaggcgtggtggtgcatgcctttaatcctagcactggggggttggggagaatgAACCTGTGAggttgaggcctgcctggtctacaaagcaagttctaggacagggcTGCTACCCAGAAAAACAATGCCTTggctccccccccgcccccccccaaaaaaagatggCTGGGATTATCCCACCAGCAGGGCACCTACTTAGTATGGACCTGGGACTAGACTGGGATTGATCTCCAACACCATACACATCAGAATAACAAATCAAACTGGGCACTTTGCCTCACGCCTGTAATCCCCTGCACACTGAGACCAAGGAAAGAAGGTaaccttgagttcaaggccagcatatgTTACTCGAAAAGTACCAAAGCCAGCCAGATCAACACAACCCTGttcaaagaacaaaatatcaTTGGGCGTGTGTCTATAATTTCGGCACTtgggagaatcaggaattcaaaaccAGCTTTAAGCACATACTAAGTTCAGGGCCAGGCTTGGCCACATGTaaccctgtcctggaactcacactgtagagcaggctagcctctaactcagagatctgcctgcctttgtcttctgagtgctgggattacaggtgtgcaccaccacagggCATCTTTTacactgtgtatgcatgtgcttgtgcaggtcagaagagggcactggacacTGGGGGTATAGGTGTTTAGGATCTGATTTAATCTGAAAACTGCTCTTAAccagagccatctttctagcccctaaCATAACTCATTCTACAACCATAAATAAATGCTGGGAGTAAAacaaactttttgttttgttttgttttgttgttttgagatagaaccctatctgtgtagccctggatgtcctagccCTCTGAagatcaggctgccctcaaactcagagatctgcccgcttttgcctcccaaatcttgggatcaaagatgtgtaccaccataatTACCTGGTGGCAAAACAATTTACAGACCTATGCTTAAGGCATAACTTTTTAGGAAAAATAGTGAAAATGCTCAGAgcataaagaactaaaaatgagTAACACCTGCAGGCAGGAAACACAAATGGTAATTAGAGCCACTCCTGGTAGGTAGCACGCCCATCTCTATTATTTGAATCTATCTTCAGAGActgatgcaggtggatctctgtgaatttaaggccagtttggtctacagtaACTTCCAGCTCAGGAAACTgtgttacacagtgagatctaAACTGACAAGCCATGAAGCTGTTGCCTGGACAGGAGTGAGTGTTTAGTATGCCCACTCTCTAAGGCGAACAAATTAAGTCCTATGCATATAATCAGATGGAACTGAGCTTACCCTAGGACTCCTGCGAACTGGTGTGTGGACATCTGGGACCTGCAGGGATAACATCAACCAGTTGATCAATAGCTAAGCCCAGTTTTGACATCTCACTCCCAAATCCCTCTCTCAGCCCAGTTTTGACATCTCACTCCCAAATCCCTCTCTCAGCCCCTTACCTCTACTGCACGAGGTACGATCTTCTTCAAGATGATGGCTTTTCTGACTGGAGCTGCTGGAGTTGTctgaaacaaacatacaaacaaacgaACGTGTTAGCCAGAAGCTTTACATTAGTTCAAAGCCTGCTAGGTCAGTATAAAGTAATTTAGGGGGAAGGGGGTTGCTAAGAAATGtttttctcggggttggggatttagctcagtggtagagcgcttgcctaggaagcgcaaggccctgggttcggtccccagcttcgaaaaaaagaacaaaaaaagaaaaaaagaagaagaaatgtttttctcaccTCCCAAGACTTTTTAGGCTCTAAGCCTGGTTCTAAGTTTGTTAGTTCGTAAGTTCTCGCCCCATGTTAGGCAGCAACTATagaaacacagtgtgtgtgtctttgctcCTAAATGACGGCAGAACATGTCTTCCCCCCACTTCCCTCTGCCTGAGTAAATGCCACCGAGGTATTAAATGGCTGCTGGCACTATGCTGTGCAGGTTCTGAGCTACTCTAACCCTCTCAGGCTGCCTATTTCCCAGCCATATAGTCCTTTACCTGCATCTGAGTCTTGCCCTGACTTACTCTGGTCCACGTGTGTCCTCATGACTGTTTTCTCCTCTCGACCTCAAGGGGAAACTACATGGTCCCTCCACACCTCCCCCTCTCCTAATTCTTTCTCTAAGGTCTCTTTGAGACTCCGCAACGGGCTCGGATGCCCCcgcctcctctgtcctctcctgcccAGCCATAGGCTGATAAGCTCTTATCAACCAATCCGAGATGATAAAAAACAGTGAGTGAGCAGATGCTTGACCTTGCTAGCCTGACTCGAGATACCTGGGTATGGAAattagcatctgaatacacagagcACAAGACCAACCCCCACACCTGATGACCTAGGAACTCACCTTCGGCCAGACTTCAGGGAACGTGTTCGGGAGATCTGAGCCAGATTTCCGCTTGGACGACTTTGAAAGCTTAGTAAGTGAAGTTCTGGGCCCTGGAAAGGAGAACATGTTTAATGTTGAGCAAGTTTGCTCgaaaaaaagacaacaaccaAACGAAACAAGACGCTTGACGAGTCCAGAACAGCAGAAGTTGTTTTCCAACTACCCCTTTGGGGCGTCTTCCACCAGGAGCCAAGTTTTGTTTCCCAAACAACCCGGGCCCACTGCTCTCGTGCCCCCTTCGCTCACCAGACCGCTGGACGGCCCCTCCGGATCGTGTTCGCCGCTCCGACATGTCTATGGTCGGGCTCAGTTTCCGCCGCGGTCGCCTACTTAGGCTCGCGCCAACCGGGAGGTTTGCGGCTTCAAACGTTCAAATTACCCGCCCGGCTAGCGAGAAGGCGGAAGTGACACAAGGCAGGAGGCCGACCCCTCTTTGCCGTCACAGGTTTTACGCCAAGCGTAAAGCAAAGGCGTGTCCTAGCAGTGATGTGGTGTCATCACTGTGCGCCGCACCCGGAAGAGACGTGGCAGCGGAGGGATAATCAGAGAGGCCGGATCCGAAGGGAGCGGAGCTGCAGCTACCGGAGTTGGTGAGCGCAGTCCCCGGCCTTCCGCTCTTTCCA
Encoded proteins:
- the LOC116890675 gene encoding sororin-like gives rise to the protein MSERRTRSGGAVQRSGPRTSLTKLSKSSKRKSGSDLPNTFPEVWPKTTPAAPVRKAIILKKIVPRAVEVPDVHTPVRRSPRVSFILEKENNPPLKVPTKEDLFKMCSVPGTPSSTPVLCTQNVKSNSREVEPDTRDLEMSQKVRRSYSRLQSLHCASTSTPGRRSFFGFEGPEDLPGVSPVMRSKLRETPKVPVKKHLVPDRMLPGISPPIAKEKRKKKVPEITKSELDKWAVAMNAEFEAAEQFELLIE